From the genome of Labeo rohita strain BAU-BD-2019 chromosome 12, IGBB_LRoh.1.0, whole genome shotgun sequence:
cttatgtAAAGCTGTGCTCCAACCTTACTCTCAGgataaaagagaaaataaactaaaaaggTAACAACTTCACACTCCTCTGTGCAGACAGAAGTACAAGACCGCtgattaccattttttttttgcagttttttttttttttaattgtaaattacTGGACAGATGCGGGTGAAGGATAAGGCTTGCATCTTTTGGGGACAATTGACAATTGACTAGAAAGTTGATGCCTCAAATTAAAGATCCGTTCCCTCTCTCCGATTCTTAAAGAGGGCACTACACAACACTTGTACCCACGTCGTGGGCTGGCACACATAGACTACAGTAttacaagacatttttaatctgCACAATGTGTGTCAGCTTGAACACGTTTCTAATAAACAGCCACTCTGAACCTCCTGCTTCTttagaaataacatttttcataaGAGAACTCAAATTAGACAGAAAatcaacattaatatttaaacagttcTCAGCTCTGACCTGGAATAAAGAATCAAAACTGGGAGCAAGCGCTTATTTACAGTGGGGAAGAAACAAAAAGCTgtaaaatgtgagaaaggttTGTTTCTCCCCCTTTTTCTATTTACgttatagatattttttaagGTTTCATTTGAAACTTTTCAGATACAATccactgttttctgtttgaaggCTTTTGGCAATACTTCTTAGATTTCCTTTACATCCAacactgaatttgagaaaaaggGAGACAATTGACTAGATGAAAGGTGGAGGACAACAAATGATCTTTCTCCTCCAAAAGCAGTCAATTCTGCATCCTTCCACTAATTTTGAGTAATGTTTCTCCCTCAAAACGGTCTACACAAAAAGGCAGCCTTGTTTGGCTTGTAGTTCAAACCTCTAACATAACAGATGCAGCCACCAAAGCCTGTTTAGTGAGGCTATTTAAGAACAGTTCAAGAAGTCCAAAGAGAAAAATCGAGGAGGATGTCATGTGGGATCCCAGGTTCCTCAGCCTTCCCTGTAAATTAACACAACCCCAGCTGAGTGGCTTTCCTTCAGTCTTTATCCCAGGGTCAATGCGCCAGTCAGGGAAGTGGGACAAACCCCGGCACCAACCATCTTTAGTTATTTTCTTCATCGCTGTCATCAGGGCTAATGGCTGGGCTGTAGGTTGGAGAGGTGGGGCTGTAGCCGGGAGAAGTGGGGCTGTAGGTGGAGCCCTTGGGACTAGTTGGAGAGTAGGTAGGGGATGTAGGCGAGTATTTCGGAGAAGTTGGAGAGTAAGTTGGAGAGGTGGGGGAATATTTGGGGCTGGTTGGGGTGTAGGTAGGAGAAGTAGGAGAGTAAGTAGGGGAAGTGGGGCTGTACTTGGGAGTAGTCGGGGAATAGGTTGGAGAAGTAGGACTGTATTTGGGAGAAGTAGGAGAGTACTTTGGGGAAGTGGGGGAATATTTGGGAGATGTTGGGGTGTATTCGGGAGAGCTGGGACTGTAGGAGGGGGAGGTGGGAGTGTACTTTGGAGAGGTGGGGGAGTAGGATGGAGAACTTGGGCTGTAAGAAGGTGAGCTTGGGGTGTAGGTAGGAGACTGTGGGGTGTAGCGTGGACTTGATGGAGAGTAGGATGGTGAAGTTGGAGAGTAAGAAGGAGAAGTAGGGGAATAATTGGGACTGGTTGGGGTGTAATTGGGAGAGGTTGGGGAGTAGGAAGGTGAGGTGGGGCTGTAAGATGGGGAAGTCGGAGAGTAACTTGGCGAGGTGGGCGTATAGTTGGGTGAAGTTGGACTGTAGCTCGGAGATGTTGGGGAATAAGATGGGGAGGTTGGAGAGTAGCTTGGAGAGGTGGGAGAGTAAGAAGGGGAGGTTGGGGAATAAGATGGAGATGTTGGGGAATAAGACGGAGATGTGGGGCTGTAACTCGGTGAGGTTGGGCTGTAACTGGGAGATGTTGGGCTGTAGCTTGGGGATGTTGGTGAGTAGGATGGGGAAGTCGGGGAGTAAGACGGAGAAGTCGGAGAGTAAGAAGGTGAAGTCGGGGAGTAGCTTGGAGATGTTGGAGAATAAGACGGCGAAGTTGGAGAGTAGGAGGGTGATGTGGGCGAGTAGGACGGAGATGTGGGGCTGTAGTTCGGACTGGTGGGAGAGTAAGATGGCGAAGTTGGGGAATACGACGGAGAGGTCGGAGAATAACCAGGACTCTGTGGGGTGTATCCACCAGGAGAACGAGGCTCGTAGGCAGGAGAAGTTGGAGAGTAATTTGGAGACAAGGCTCctggagagggaaaaaaaataaataaataaataaaatgcattagtgGTCTGTTTGGCAAAACATAGACTGTTACTCTTAAAAACAGAACAAGACCAAAATAGACAGTGAAATAACCTGGTGATGGGATGTAAGGGCTAGCTGGTCCAGGGGATCCTGGAGAACCAGGAGTAGGAGACCAGGCAGGAGAATAGCCAGGCGAGAAGCCGCTGGCATCTGACGCAGCGCTGGGAGAGAAGCCCGCAGCGCCTGGTGTCATGCCACTTCCTgtatggggggaaaaaaaaaaagaacagggtATGAAATTGATTAAGACGACATAGAAGATAACACACTGGAAATAAGGGTGgcagtaaaacaaaacagtatgtAGCTTCTGCACTCACCGACACTGGGAGACCAGGCACCATATGCAGGAGTGGCTCCTGTGTTCCATGGAGTCATGGCAGGAGACATACCACTCATGGGGCTGGGGGCAGAGCCGAAGAACATACCCGTGGCTGTGGAGGAAGGAGGAATGATTAACCAAAGGTTTTAACTTGGGCAGAGTATAAGGTTTAAACCTTTAGGcaaaaaaaaggggaaataaATTGACTTACGTCCTGCAACACTGATACCAGGGATGTTGGTAGGAATCTCCATGCCATATTTGCACTTCTCAGCATCCAACAGAAGGTCAAAGCAACCAGTGCCTGCAGGAGCCAGCTGTCCCAGCATGATATTCTCAGACACTCCTTTCATTGGATCACATTCACCATGAGATGAGGCTTCCATCAACACATCCACCTACAGAAGAGGAaggaataacatttttaaacatctcCAACCATAAGATCAACCTTAAcaccatttaaaaacattaaataaagccTCACCGTCTCTTCAAAAGAGCACTTCATTAGTGGTCCAGTGTCCTGTCTGTTGATACCGTGTCGTGTGATGGCCATCAAGTGACCCCTGCAGGTCATAGTGTCACACAGCAAGGCAAGATGGCGGTAGTTAACGTAAGAACCGTCGAAAGAGATGACGTGGTACAACTCTCTTTCCAGAGCCTTACGCACAGCCTCGATACCAAGAACCTGGAGATGAAGAGCAGACATTTCTAAATTTGATCTGAGGACTTAATAGATCACGGACATTACACAAGATATTAAATGATTCTCACAGTGAAAATCTCCACAATGTCGTTGGAGGTGGTTCTGACAGGGTCGACGTCTTTCTCACTGAGGACCCTCATGAGACTGACTCCGTCAGTTTCCAAGATCCACTCCTGCAAGGCTTTAAACTCTCCTTCTTCTGTGATGATGATTTTCTTCTTGTTGTCAGTCTGTGGTAGATGCATGTACACCTACAAGGGCAGAGAGTGGGAGAAATTAAACTCCAATGTCATGGCCATCTAAGAAGTCCACAAAACTTTAAGCTGTCCTGTTTGTCATTAGGAACATTAAAGTGTTCTGCCACATGGGCTGTCAGGTTGACTAAAGTAAAGTTAAATGCAGTCAAAGAGGGAAGAAAAATACCTTGCTAATCTGTTCAATGCCTTGCAGTGTCATGTCTGTCAGCATGTTGGATTCAATGCAGCGAAGGAAGACGTCGTCATCCATCTTATCTACTACCTCCTCATCCTAGACACGAGATCCAACATTTACGATTCAACATTGAGAGAGAAGAGGCGAGTTCCGTACTCACcagtaaaaattcaaaattaccTCTTGGAACTTGTTTTCATCACTATTCATGATGCGGATTCGCAAAACCAATTTCTCAGCATTGTCGTCATTGAAGATGCAGTTGAGGTCGTCACCAAATCCTATGAGACAAATAAAGATTAGAGTTAGAAATTACATGACACATCAGCAACCAATCTGTTTGCCATTTAAAGTATTAACGTGCATTTGCTCAATGATAATCTCAAGCCCACCTGCATTGATCTTCTCCGCAATCTGCTCCATAGTCAGCTTACGGTCAGTCATGTGTTTGCGGTCAAGTTCGATACGCAGCAGCCAGGGTGAAATGCGGGTCACGTCAAAGTCAGGCATCTCATAGTACACGTTGACCCACTCCTGATCCTCAGTTACCACAGTGTTCTGAGGGTTGGGGTCGTAATAAATGGCTGTGTTGGCAGTGACCTTGCGCAGGGTTGTGTGCTCCAACCGACACAGGATATCTTTGGCCCGCTCTGCGTCACGGGCCGCTTGGCCCAGGAGAAAGACGGTCAAGGAGGGGGTCTTGGGTCGCTTGGAGATGTTGATAAGCTCTTTGAGTCGAGGTACACCGAGAGTGACGTTTTTGGCGGACACACCAGCGTAGTGGAATGTGTTCAGGGTCATCTGAGTAGCAGGCTCTCCCAGAGACTGGGCAGCCAGAGCGCCTACCATCTCACCAGGGTGAGCCTGAGGAAAACGAAAAGCATCCAGCTTCAGGCAATGCAACAACTTgacaaactcaaaatattacacCATTTTCTAACTTTTTCAGGTACATGCAGTCAACTACAACTCAGGAATACTTACAATGGACTGGTTGAATTTGGTCTCTATCTCTCCCAGCAGCCAATCAAAAGCCTCTGTGCTAAGACGGAACTCCTCTGTCATTCGCTTTGAGCACAGGGTAGAGCGCAGGTGGATGTTGAACAGCAGAGTGGCGTTCTCCTGGGCTTGCCTGCTTAACTGGTCTTCGCCATTTACGATCACCAGCTTCTTACTCAAATCACGAACTCCTGCATAAAAATAGCGCAAATATTTATGAGCAATGCAATACTTGCAGCTCACTCCAATACAACAGTAGCTGCGCTTCCATTACCCTTTAAATTGTGCAAACTGAAATTGTGAATTGAAAACGCGTCTAATGAAAACGTCTCACTTAAAACGCCcatattttgcaaaaaattaacaggtggtttttcaggcaattcgaaaaagggATATTTTGCAAAACTACAATGGAgactgaaattgttttttttgcatttataggTCACATGGCTCAAACTCAGGACGCCTGGTGCCGACTTGCAATacttaacatttataaaatatctccAAAGTTTTGCACAAATATGTAATGAAAACGTACCTAATAAAAGGGTGGTGCCACCACTATAATGACAAGTAAAAACAATCATATTGGTCTAGGCTACATAAACTTGCTGACATCTGAATGATGCAGATTTGTCAAGTGAATGAGTTTGGCGTCAGTCAACATGTATACAAAGATGTAAAAGAGGCCTTTATAATCAGCTTGCACAGGTCTACCACAAGACAGCGGTAAGCTATTGGGATCAGTCGTCAGCAAGCTTTATTTAGCTGCCACAAGCAGGAGTCTTAGCTGGGAGACCCGTTCAAATGCAGAAAGCCTTAAGACAGTTTAACAATATGCTGCAGTACAAAACCCACCTTCCACTACTCGTGCTGGGTTAAGGTCAGTTGGTGTTCGAGGATTGATGCGGAAAATCTTCTGAGCATTCCAGATCATTCTGGCCAGATTGCATGGTAGTACCACCTATGGAAAACACAGCAGTTTGAGTCTACTGGGATTTGACAGAAGTTTGCAAATACAGTGATGTTCATTTCATTTGATACGGTTGTAAAAGAATGAGGATAATCCCAACCCAAAGGGCATACTGATAGCACTTAAACGGTACTCTTATGGGTCACACCTTGCTGTCGCCTGTGGGGAAAATGGCCCTCAGGATCTCTCGGTCTTCCCTCATCTTTTCAAACTCTCTCTCTAGAGCACTCTGGACATGGGCATTGGTCATCACATCTTTCACCACATCTTCCTGTAGAGTGCGGCGGAGAGCTCGCTCATTGGTGTAGTCAAACTTGAATCTGTGCAATTAAAGATAGAGGAAATGTTAATTCCGTGACTCTAAGCTGATGATCAACAATGCCCTAAGGTGACTTAAACAGATTCCTAAATAGCTTACCATCCATGTCCTTGTTGATTTAGGCTAATATAGCTATGTTTATCATATTACTTAGTTTAAACTACTGGCAATATTATGTTCCAGTAAATACGGAACACAACACTCACTTTTTCTCAAAGGCTTTGTTGGATGGCTTAAGGGTAGCCATATTTTGGAACTCGACGGCCTCTCCTGCCAGCCCATCCTCTCCATATCTCAGCTGGACGACTTGGTTTATGGAGTTTCTGACTGTAGCATCATACTTCACCATAACAGACTCCATAGACTTGATCAGACGACGCTGAATATATCCTGAAGGAATGAGAAGAAATACTCATGAAGACAATTTCAGCCTTTAACCAAGATAAATCTGGCAACAATTTTACATAACATCTCACTCAGAGACATAAGTATTATGATTTGAAGttcaattacatttaattttagtcCTCAACAGCTGCTTAGTCAATGTGTGTTCATTACCTGTCTCAGCAGTTTTGACAGCTGTGTCGATCAGACCTTCTCTGCCTCCCATGGCGTGAAAGAAAAACTCAGTTGGTGTGAGACCGGCCAGATAGGAGTTTTCCACAAAGCCTCTACTCTCTGGACCGTAGTCATCTTTAATGAAGTGAGGGAGAGTGCGGTGCTTGAAACCAAAGGGGATTCGCTTACCCTCAACGTTCTGCTGCCCCACCACAGCAATAACCTAAATGGATGAAGAGGAAGAACAAATACAGACACTGTGAAAAACTCAGTCTGAGGAAGGCACCAACTTGCTTTTGAACTAATTTAAGACTTAACCACCATCTGTTATCTTCTCTCACCTgagaaatgttaattttagagccttttgaaccTGCCACCACCATGGATTTGAAATTGTTGTACTCTGACAATGACTTCTGGGCAGAGGATCCAGTCTTGTCTCGAGCATCGTTCAAAATGCGGTTGACCTGGTTCTCAAAGGTCTGTCTCAGAGTGTTACCTGGGGTGGGCTCCAATTCATTGTTGTGAGCTTTCTCAATGACCTGCGAGAAAGAAATCATTATGCACAACTGCATTCATGTACGAAAGCAACAATCTGTTACATTGTTATGATATCAGCTCACCTCTATCACATCCTGTTTGGCTTTCTTAATCGTGTTCTGAATGTCCTGATATGTCGCCTTATCGGCAATGGAGTCACCAATACCAATAGAGTGACCTGAAGCAGACAAGATGGTGTTAAATAACAGACTTTAACTTCACATTTGCATACAACAGTttcaatcctttttttttttttttaccctcaatGAGCAGCCAGTTGTTGACGACAGTCTGGATGTTGGAATAGAAGAGTCGTGTGATGTCATGGCCCATCTCAAGGTATGAGATATGGACAAGAGAGCCAGCTGAGGTTCCCAGTGACTTCTTACACAGGATCCCCATGATCAGCTCACCGTTCTCCACAATCACCTGTAAGATGAATTCAAATGAGTATGAAATTGCATAAACACTTTTGGACAAAATTGCATCCAAATTCGGGCTGCACTACCGCACCTTGGTGTCTCCAGGGGAGATGTGTTTATAAGGGCCACTGTCCTCTTCATCAGGGTGAGTGCTGTGTGTACGGATGGCATTGATGTGCCCAGGGATGATCAGGCTGAAGATCTGTTTGCCAGTCCAGAGAGGTCGAGGCTTCAAGATAGCTGGTTGGGGCACTTTGCCATCCCATGTGGAGAGAAACATGAGGAGGTTCATCACCTCACCCTAAAACAAAGCACACAATGATTTTAGTATACAGCCAAACAGCTTTTTACATTCATAATTTGGTCCTACAGCTTTGTAAACATACCCTCTCTAAGAAGACGTCTCTCTTTGTGAACTTGCGCACAGCTGTCAGTGTGTCCTGCACAATACCCATGACGGGTCTGTTGGACTGTGGTGTGACAATCATACGAGGCACCATGGCCAGTTCCTGGATCTCAGCACGGGTCTCCAGAGACTGTGGCAAGTGCAGGTTCATCTCATCGCCGTCAAAGTCAGCGTTGTATGGGGTTGTCACACTATAAGCGAAATGGATTTTCTCTTGTAAAATGAGTTTTTCATCTTTATGTCAAAAATGGTGCTAAATGACGACATTTGTATGTATCATTCTATAAACAATGTGATGGATCAAGTCTTAGAAAGCCAATGTACCTGAGGTTAAGTCGAAATGTTGACCAAGGCAAGATTCGCACTCTGTGCCCCATCATAGACATTTTGTGCAGCGTGGGCTGTCTGTTAAACACAATGATGTCTCCATCACACATGTGTCGTTCAAccttgaaagaaaacaaacaggttTTAAATACTCTACTCACTTTAACCAAAAACTGCATTACATTCTTACattaaacctgaaaaaaaaactgactttgTATCCAATCTGAAGGTGAAGGTCACTTGGTTTAGGGTGGAATCGCAGGTCAATTCTGTCCCCGTTGTCTCTGATGATATATTTGGCTCCAGGGTACTGACTGTTACCTCTCCTCACAAGCTCTTGGAGTCTGTTAAAAgggaaaaatgtaagaaaaagaCAGTTGAGAACAGTGGGTTACAGAGACCCCTAGAAGACACTAAAGGCAACTAACATTACCTGTCAATGTTAAAGGGTGTGACGATCTCAGGGAAGGTCATGTTTGCAGCGATGGAACGGGGAACTCCCACCTGGTCGATCTGCAGGTTGGGGTCAGGCGTGATAACAGTTCGGGCGGAGAAATCTACACGCTTCCCCATCAGATTACCTCGGACACGTCCTTCCTTACCCTTTAGCCTCTGCTTGATAGATTTTAATGGACGACCAGACTTTTGCATTGCCTGAAACAAGAGCATATGACAGTAAAGTCTTCATTAATATTTTCCTGATTGCCCCACTCTACATAACCACAGATTAAATATCAAATACGTTTTGATTAACTGCAATGGTCTCATGTCAGgcagtagttttattttgtgtacCCAGAATTTTGTAACAATTGCATGTCATTATgaaatgaatttaataataataaataaactcatttcttttttaaaaatgcattttatttattttaaatacaaattatataattatatttaataaaaatgcaacaaaaactaCTGTTATTATggtaagtatatttataatacattaatgcattatattaaattaaattattttattatattttattatattatactatattatactatattatattacattacattgcattatactatattatacatTCTATAGAACTGGTGTAGACTGCTATCCcacaaccttaaaaaaaaaaaaaaaaaaaaaaaaaaaaaaccacacttACGTATTCAAATTttagatgtttattaaaatcctactattatctattgaaacccacaataatgtttaaaatatcaggaagcttaatatatatataaaatcataatttattgggtactttccaACCCTAGCCCCTGAATTTCAGCTTATGAAAAtacttaaattatttgtatttttttgccattgttgtttttagaaatatccatttgattcttttaaaaagtgaagttcaaaaaaaaacaaacaaacaaacaaaaaagttacatCTGCTTTGTAAATTAAACTTTACGTCCCGCACTtcgtcactaccaaaacagtatGTTTCATTCTATTGGCAGattttatgatcaggaaatattcttGTGTCACTCTCTTTCATTGCTACAAGATTGAGTAGATGGGTCTCATTTTGAGGTAACTATGTTTAAAAGACTGAAAAATCTGCGTGTAACTTTAAAGGAATGTCACAaccaaacaccttttttttttgcaattaagcTAACttggagttattccataacatttagtttttatatgtataccactgttcagaactgtgctagctaaccatgtgctgttTAACAGGTTCAAAAGTACCTAAAATTGTCAGTAACAAAACTTTCGTTTCGGTAGTggcatgtttgtttatttgggtgttatcccataaaattgtcagtACTGAAACATATCGTCATTGTTTTGACAAAGGGAACACACaatcctcatatttgggggaaataaacaattttagtacagttatgtaattttgtatttgcacatttagtagtgttttagtatgagAGTTAAAGATCTATAATGTGATG
Proteins encoded in this window:
- the polr2a gene encoding DNA-directed RNA polymerase II subunit RPB1, with the protein product MHGPPSSDSACPLRLIKRVQFGVLSPDELKRMSVTEGGIKYPETTEGGRPKLGGLMDPRQGVIERSGRCQTCAGNMTECPGHFGHIELAKPVFHVGFITKIMKVLRCVCFFCSKLLVDANNPKIKDILTKSKGQPRKRLTHVYDLCKGKNICEGGEEMDNKFGVEQQETEEDLTKEKGHGGCGRYQPRIRRSGLELYAEWKHVNEDSQEKKILLSPERVHEIFKRISDEEDMILGMDPKYARPEWMIVTVLPVPPLAVRPAVVMQGSARNQDDLTHKLADIVKINNQLKRNEQSGAAAHVIAEDVKLLQFHVATMVDNELPGLPRAMQKSGRPLKSIKQRLKGKEGRVRGNLMGKRVDFSARTVITPDPNLQIDQVGVPRSIAANMTFPEIVTPFNIDRLQELVRRGNSQYPGAKYIIRDNGDRIDLRFHPKPSDLHLQIGYKVERHMCDGDIIVFNRQPTLHKMSMMGHRVRILPWSTFRLNLSVTTPYNADFDGDEMNLHLPQSLETRAEIQELAMVPRMIVTPQSNRPVMGIVQDTLTAVRKFTKRDVFLERGEVMNLLMFLSTWDGKVPQPAILKPRPLWTGKQIFSLIIPGHINAIRTHSTHPDEEDSGPYKHISPGDTKVIVENGELIMGILCKKSLGTSAGSLVHISYLEMGHDITRLFYSNIQTVVNNWLLIEGHSIGIGDSIADKATYQDIQNTIKKAKQDVIEVIEKAHNNELEPTPGNTLRQTFENQVNRILNDARDKTGSSAQKSLSEYNNFKSMVVAGSKGSKINISQVIAVVGQQNVEGKRIPFGFKHRTLPHFIKDDYGPESRGFVENSYLAGLTPTEFFFHAMGGREGLIDTAVKTAETGYIQRRLIKSMESVMVKYDATVRNSINQVVQLRYGEDGLAGEAVEFQNMATLKPSNKAFEKKFKFDYTNERALRRTLQEDVVKDVMTNAHVQSALEREFEKMREDREILRAIFPTGDSKVVLPCNLARMIWNAQKIFRINPRTPTDLNPARVVEGVRDLSKKLVIVNGEDQLSRQAQENATLLFNIHLRSTLCSKRMTEEFRLSTEAFDWLLGEIETKFNQSIAHPGEMVGALAAQSLGEPATQMTLNTFHYAGVSAKNVTLGVPRLKELINISKRPKTPSLTVFLLGQAARDAERAKDILCRLEHTTLRKVTANTAIYYDPNPQNTVVTEDQEWVNVYYEMPDFDVTRISPWLLRIELDRKHMTDRKLTMEQIAEKINAGFGDDLNCIFNDDNAEKLVLRIRIMNSDENKFQEDEEVVDKMDDDVFLRCIESNMLTDMTLQGIEQISKVYMHLPQTDNKKKIIITEEGEFKALQEWILETDGVSLMRVLSEKDVDPVRTTSNDIVEIFTVLGIEAVRKALERELYHVISFDGSYVNYRHLALLCDTMTCRGHLMAITRHGINRQDTGPLMKCSFEETVDVLMEASSHGECDPMKGVSENIMLGQLAPAGTGCFDLLLDAEKCKYGMEIPTNIPGISVAGPTGMFFGSAPSPMSGMSPAMTPWNTGATPAYGAWSPSVGSGMTPGAAGFSPSAASDASGFSPGYSPAWSPTPGSPGSPGPASPYIPSPGALSPNYSPTSPAYEPRSPGGYTPQSPGYSPTSPSYSPTSPSYSPTSPNYSPTSPSYSPTSPSYSPTSPSYSPTSPSYSPTSPSYSPTSPSYSPTSPSYSPTSPSYSPTSPSYSPTSPSYSPTSPSYSPTSPSYSPTSPSYSPTSPSYSPTSPSYSPTSPSYSPTSPNYTPTSPSYSPTSPSYSPTSPSYSPTSPNYTPTSPNYSPTSPSYSPTSPSYSPSSPRYTPQSPTYTPSSPSYSPSSPSYSPTSPKYTPTSPSYSPSSPEYTPTSPKYSPTSPKYSPTSPKYSPTSPTYSPTTPKYSPTSPTYSPTSPTYTPTSPKYSPTSPTYSPTSPKYSPTSPTYSPTSPKGSTYSPTSPGYSPTSPTYSPAISPDDSDEENN